The Apium graveolens cultivar Ventura chromosome 3, ASM990537v1, whole genome shotgun sequence sequence aatattattcaattcgataaagtttaTAAATAACAGTTGAACTGTTTAATtctttcaaattattgaacaatatattttttttctttaaatagtataaaatgcattgaatcaaatgctacaatatagtatagatataacttttatttgaataattcaagatattaaaataattcaaaatatttgtacaatattatcttgatcaatgaatattgcttatctaaaagaattctttttaaaaagctagtttttttaaagtgaaaaatgaaaaataaatcgatttaatatatcatcgtagttttaacaaatctcgtgagatctcatatcgaatttcaaatatttttaaaatcgggacaagtcccaaaaACAATAATGTGCTACAAAAACAATAATGTgctaccagtgaagttagtaattttaatacaaataatcaattgacttgatcatataaagacctcaaacacattaatttatatcaacataagatattaaaaaatttcacattattcgtaagatattctcgccgaacttgtaatttaaatttactaaacgtagaatgtgacgatgttttttggccgagtcatgtagtcaaatttcgagtatttttttaACAATGGGCAAAGTTCTGATTTCAAATgcgaaataaactaaaatgcattgactcattataattcgaatttatctaaatatgtaataccaatatagattatttatatataagcaattctattttcaatattttctttaaaaattatatatgtacattttaattactttttatgataaaaaatatgttaaaaatatgtgagatatatttttaaaactaaaaaatgattaaaaatgTGAGATCGAGGTCAAGTCAAGACTTGTTAAGTGAAAGTAGAACGTATTAGCTTAAGTTGATTAACTATCCTATTTAAGTACTCGGAAATTTTGAATTGGTAGGTAATTTTCGAATGCTTAAGTTGAGAATTATATATGATGGCTCGAAACTTAAAATATTGTTCTTTGTACTTtgaaaaattgtttaaaaatgaTGTATATCTGGTTTGgacatatttttttaatattctCTATGTTATCACTGTACGCTAATGTTGTTTTTTACTCTTATATGTCGTGAAAATATTATATGTTTAACGTTTCTCGTACATTTTACTAACAAAATGGTAATGTTTATATAATTGAAAGTTTAAAGGTACCACAACTCCCCAAGTAGGATTGAAAAACGTCATCGCACCAATTTTAAAAGTCAATAGTACAGTGGTACCCTGCTgatttattcaattaatttattttgttacaAAAATACTTGAGTTGAATATGCTACTGTTTATCACCTTCACCGTATCATTTGAATGATGTTTTATAACACATATATTGAGGTGTAAAATGCCACGCTtatacataattttaattttgaaactttatattaaataaaatttagaatctaaattttatttcatataagAATTAGAAAAAATTACCAAGTTTAACTATTACAATTTTACCCCTCAAATTGTCAAAAAGTCAAATATcagttgaataaaaatgaaaGGGAGGTAGTACTTTTCAATGTGATATTAATGGTGATTAATAGAGGGGGATAAAGTTATTTAAAAAGAAAATAGTTGTTGACTTTTTGTTGAAAATAATAAAGTAGATTTTGTATGGTTTGTAGATAAGTTAGCAAGAAGTTATTACCCAAGTATCTTCCATTGGTATAAATACCCACTCTGCAACTCATTCTGTACAAAAGAGCTTCTCACTTCTCTTACATATATCTATACATACAATATATAttgagagagaagaagaagagagagagATGGATGAAAGAATGAGTGAGCCAAAGAGAGGACCGTGGAGTCCTGAAGAAGACATCATGTTGGTGTCTTACATTCAAGAACACGGTCCAGGCAATTGGAGACTTGTTCCCAGCAATGCTGGTATATATATGAATATAGTCTTTAATTATTTTATTGCAATAATTTGTTAAAATATATGTAACAAATGCACGAGTTAAATGAAAAAAAAGTTGTGCCAAAAGTTCCCGTAGAATAATAAAATTCCATTCTTCGAAAGTGAAGATGATGCCTTAGTGTTTacattattttttttgtttttgtttaaTTACTCGTAATTTTTATGTATCACTTTGTGAGTTTTTATCTGCTTATATATCCTGATCAGTTGTGTACATTTTTATGTGATTTAACAGGGTTGCAGAGGTGTGGTAAAAGCTGCAGATTGAGGTGGAAGAATTATCTTCGGCCCGGTATAAAACGTGGAAACTTCACTATTGCGGAAGACCGTGTGATTATCCGTTATCATGCTCTCCTTGGAAACCGGTACCGGCTCTTTGGACTACTGACTCTTGTTTTTTTACACcggaaaattaaaaaatgaatttatTGGCCCATCTCTTTTATGAAAAATTCTTAGAAGGGCTCCAATTATTTTAAACaagtattttaaaaaaattatttagatttaagaaatataaattcaaatttagATCAAGTCTACAACTACAAGTATAAGACAAAATGTGCATTTGTACAAAAGACAAATATTTCTATAAAGAATTTTAAATGCGCATTCCAATTGGAATGTATTATTCTTTCTTTAAATATATATTTGAATATTGATGGAAATAGCGATGCTAAATTTTTTTGGTTGCGTTACGTGTAGATGGGCTGCCATAGCTGCACGCCTGCCTAGCAGGACGGACAATGAGATAAAGAATTACTGGCATACCCATCTGAAGAAGAAGCTGGGTACAGTTAATAGCCCAGTTAATAGCTCTGCTGATGAGAGAGCAAAGAACAATAAAGGCTCTAAATATAATGGAGACGCACTGGACTACCTGAAGGCCTACTATGAAAAGAGGTTTAAGAATGCAACAGGGAAGTCAATGACTACTACACCACATAATAATGAGGAGAAGAAGAGTGTTTACGATGACACTGGAATCGCGCCCCCGGCATCGATTGAGAAATGGATGCTTAAAGATCCTTCTGCTCCTCTTCCTCAGCTTATCTCTGCTCCGGCTCCTGTTCTGGCTCCTGTACCTGTTCCTCCTCGTGTTTTCCCTGGCCGGCCTCCTGCTACTGTTCCTCAGGCTGTTTCTACTCCTGTTCCTGTTTCTGTTCCTAAGGTTTTTCTTGCTCCGACTCCTGCTCGGACTTCGATGGAGAAATGGCCCTTTGATAATTTTTCTGTTTATGTTCCCCCGGTTTTTCCTTTACCTGCTCTGGTTTCTGCTCCTATTCCTCAGGTTTTTGCGATTCGGCTTTCTACCCCTTTTACTCAGGTTCTTCCTGGTCGGGCTCCTGCCCCTGCCCCTTATTCTCAGGTTCCCCCTGTCCCTGCTGCTCATGCCCCTTATTCTCAGGTTCCCCCTGCCCCTGCTCCTAGTACCACATCGGGAAAGTTCAATATGTTTACTCCTGTCCATGACGGTCAGATTTCCTTCGGCCCATTTTATTGATCATCTGATCGGTAAATTTCGGTCCTAGTAGCTCGGATGGATGCCAAGCTTTGTTTGcttttaatttcaagttgtagTATGGTGCTGTCTACAATATTTACTTTGGGATTCAATCCTCTCTAAATTGGATTTGTAATACAGTACATTTTCGTTTTGCTAGTTAATTACAGTTATTTTCAATCAGTGCAAGGAACTAAAAGTTTAAGTACAATTCTCTTTTTCTGTATTCTAATTATGCACATCTGTAATTAATAATCTGAATAAATGTAATTAATAAGAGTAAAACTATCATTAATGAGTGTGACTGATGCAAAGTAACTACTAATTGTTACGGTTTTTTTTTTATGATTGTTAGTAGATGCGAAATAAATGTAATTATAAAAAGTAACTAAAACATAAAATTAAATATAGAAGTTACATAATTAtactttatattttaaattaaatagaataaatataAAATAGATTTTCCAAATATTAATTAAGATATTTGGGgaaaaaatattaattaagatGGACGGAGAAAATAggatattatttaatattaattagaAATAGGCCAAGGTCGTGAGCATATTATGGCACATATGATTTCACATTTCAACTAGACACCAGCTTGACTAAGAACCTGTTTGGCCTTTGGGCTAACTTAAAGTACACATGCTCTTAATTATTTTAGgccaaaaataaattttattgaAAGAATGTTagaaataataattttttgatatTAATGGCTGAAAATATTGTTTGGAATATGCATTTGCCATTTAATATCCTattttatactatatatatatttgtcaaattattatccaattttaatttttataactTATGTATTTGTGAGTTATGCTTTTACATGAGAGTTGGGCTCTTATTTGTGAGTTGCGCTGGGTTCTCACTTGTGAGTCGGCGGACTCTCAT is a genomic window containing:
- the LOC141710550 gene encoding uncharacterized protein LOC141710550, with the protein product MTPFDLQGLQRCGKSCRLRWKNYLRPGIKRGNFTIAEDRVIIRYHALLGNRWAAIAARLPSRTDNEIKNYWHTHLKKKLGTVNSPVNSSADERAKNNKGSKYNGDALDYLKAYYEKRFKNATGKSMTTTPHNNEEKKSVYDDTGIAPPASIEKWMLKDPSAPLPQLISAPAPVLAPVPVPPRVFPGRPPATVPQAVSTPVPVSVPKVFLAPTPARTSMEKWPFDNFSVYVPPVFPLPALVSAPIPQVFAIRLSTPFTQVLPGRAPAPAPYSQVPPVPAAHAPYSQVPPAPAPSTTSGKFNMFTPVHDGQISFGPFY